In a genomic window of Cyprinus carpio isolate SPL01 chromosome A10, ASM1834038v1, whole genome shotgun sequence:
- the LOC122146322 gene encoding glycine-rich cell wall structural protein 2-like, producing the protein MMTSLVYFSLIAVLFCLFGYLSITHAIQRRTTVKPGQCPLPEMIPLCAESCFRDGQCPATQKCCPTTGGFACSEPRGQGRGQASCQGSGQGIGQGQGSGQGIGQGQGSGQGIGQGQGSGQGIGQGVRGIGQHRGKCRAWPGQEGPGHGQGSGHGQGSGQGSGHGQGSGQGIGQAKTKKSRFLNETASHTAALSEQRQAA; encoded by the exons ATGATGACATCTCTAGTGTATTTCTCATTGAtcgctgttttgttttgtctgtttggaTACTTGAGCATAACTCATGCTATTCAAAGACGAACCACAG TGAAGCCGGGTCAATGTCCCCTACCAGAGATGATTCCACTGTGTGCTGAAAGCTGTTTCCGTGATGGCCAGTGTCCTGCCACACAGAAATGTTGCCCAACCACAGGTGGCTTTGCATGCAGTGAACCACGTGGTCAGGGAAGAGGTCAGGCAAGTtgccagggaagcggtcagggcatcggccagggccagggaagcggacagggtattggccagggccagggaagcggacagg gcatcggccagggccagggaagcggacagggcatcggccagggtgTCAGGGGCATCGGCCAGCATCGGGGGAAGTGCAGGGCATGGCCAGGGCAGGAAGGGCCAGGGcatggccagggaagcggtcatggccagggaagcggacagggcagcGGTCATGGCCAGGGAAgtggacagggcatcggccagg caaaaacaaagaagTCTCGCTTCCTCAACGAAACcgcatcacacaccgcggccttgagtgagcagaggcaggcggcttGA
- the LOC122146323 gene encoding hyphally-regulated protein-like: MDTSDILGQILSEESPDEILDHYTEDVDPTQLVRRSSRIAARNPFSINEWPKERILSKLYSHNIQVPPNLDHDQLLTLLQEVSQDLQPPSTNAVSSLPRSTGFPAQQGDDRVLSALLSIQGTLSDKNNRIQALESQCLSSAPRAMFDGQTSSSTSNHALTPDLALPRRSLGSALSDAYTRVPSFPPAAAISPQLHTQILSMDGFCPERLTVVPSRRGCSSDEDCPGGHKCCRFDCGPVSMKPGQCPLPEMIPLCAESCFRDGQCPATQKCCPHRCGQGIGQGQGSGQGIGQGSGQGIGQGSGQGIGRGSGQGIGRGIGQGSGQGIGQGQGSGQGIGQGSGQGIVQGQGSGQGIGQGSGQGIGQGQGSGQGIGQGSGQGRGIGQGSGQGIGQGQGSGQGIGQGSGQGIGQGQGSGQGIGQGSGQGIGQGQGSGQGIGRGSGQGIGRGSGQGIGRGIGQGQGSGQGIGQGQGSGQGIGQGQGSGQGIGQGQGSGQGIGQGQGSGQGQGQGSGQGIGQGSG, translated from the exons ATGGATACTTCGGACATCCTAGGACAAATCCTATCCGAAGAGTCTCCAGACGAGATTCTGGATCATTACACCGAAGACGTCGATCCAACCCAGCTAGTGAGACGCAGTTCTAGGATAGCAGCGAGGAATCCTTTCTCCATCAACGAATGGCCCAAAGAAAGGATCTTGTCCAAACTGTACTCTCACAATATACAAGTGCCTCCGAATCTGGATCATGATCAGCTCTTGACTCTTTTACAAGAAGTCAGTCAAGACCTGCAGCCCCCATCTACCAACGCAGTATCTTCTCTGCCCCGATCTACCGGCT TTCCAGCACAACAGGGAGACGACAGGGTTCTCTCAGCGCTGCTGTCAATTCAAGGAACCCTCTCCGACAAGAACAACAGGATCCAGGCGCTGGAATCGCAGTGCTTGTCTTCTGCACCTCGGGCGATGTTTGACGGGCAGACTTCCAGCTCGACCTCAAACCACGCCCTTACTCCCGACTTGGCTCTTCCTAGAAGATCTCTAGGATCAGCGTTATCTGACGCTTACACCAGGGTGCCCTCCTTCCCCCCAGCAGCTGCCATTTCTCCCCAACTGCACACTCAAATCCTGTCAA TGGATGGTTTTTGTCCGGAGAGGCTGACGGTTGTGCCATCCCGTCGAGGATGTTCTTCTGATGAAGACTGCCCTGGAGGACACAAATGCTGTCGATTTGACTGTGGGCCTGTTT caa TGAAGCCGGGTCAATGTCCCCTACCAGAGATGATTCCACTGTGTGCTGAAAGCTGTTTCCGTGATGGCCAGTGTCCTGCCACACAGAAATGTTGCCCACACAGGTG CGGACAGGGtatcggccagggccagggaagtggccagggcatcggccagggaagcggacagggcatcggccagggaagcggacagggcatcggtcgtggaagcggacagggcatcggtcggggcatcggccagggaagtggacagggcatcggccagggccagggaagcggtcagggtatcggccagggaagcggacagggcatcgtCCAGGGACAGGGAAGTggtcagggcatcggccagggaagcggacagggtatcggccagggccagggaagcggacagggcatcggccagggaagcggacagg gtcggggcatcggccagggaagtggacagggcatcggccagggccagggaagcggacagggtatcggccagggaagcggacagggcatcggccagggacagggaagtggtcagggcatcggccagggaagcggacagggtatcggccagggccagggaagcggacagggcatcggtcgtggaagcggacagggcatcggtcgtggaagcggacagggcatcggtcggggcatcggccagggccagggaagtggacagggcatcggccagggccagggaagtggacagggcatcggccagggccagggaagtggacagggcatcggccagggccagggaagcggacagggcatcggccagggccagggaagcggacagg gccagggccagggaagcggacagggcatcggccagggaagcgga